From Anaerobacillus sp. CMMVII, one genomic window encodes:
- a CDS encoding DUF3891 family protein, which produces MVVTERRDEILLFEQHEHAKVCGEFAQAWKDEYFDGNEKRESVLYAIYEHDNGWIELDQRPLLNKETKLPHSFIDYPLSPKLEAYTKGINYIEQHDEYAALICSLHYASFFERYTNGRGEVFLAQERKRQRKLLQVLTVEKETLQFHYDLLQFCDNLSLYLCMNEPGVDKKNEFSWFKRGFQQRFHFNQKRRIIAHWLDKNTVSVEDFPFSCELTVSMGYKKIKKNRILSLEKEYEAAENQQRVITLVGG; this is translated from the coding sequence ATGGTTGTAACTGAAAGAAGAGATGAAATCTTGTTATTTGAGCAACATGAGCATGCGAAGGTATGTGGAGAGTTTGCTCAAGCTTGGAAAGATGAATATTTTGATGGAAACGAAAAGAGGGAATCAGTGTTATATGCGATCTATGAGCATGATAATGGCTGGATTGAACTTGATCAACGGCCATTACTAAATAAAGAAACAAAGCTTCCGCATTCATTTATTGATTACCCCTTATCTCCTAAGCTTGAAGCTTATACAAAGGGGATTAATTATATAGAACAACACGATGAATATGCTGCATTAATTTGTAGTCTTCATTACGCTTCATTTTTTGAGCGGTACACAAATGGCAGAGGGGAAGTTTTTTTGGCGCAAGAACGAAAACGGCAAAGAAAGCTACTACAAGTATTGACGGTAGAGAAAGAAACTCTGCAATTTCATTATGACCTCTTGCAATTTTGCGATAATCTTTCTTTGTATTTATGTATGAATGAACCAGGAGTCGATAAAAAGAATGAATTTAGTTGGTTCAAAAGAGGTTTTCAACAAAGGTTTCACTTTAATCAAAAGCGCAGAATTATTGCACATTGGCTTGATAAAAATACAGTTTCAGTGGAAGACTTCCCGTTTTCTTGTGAGCTAACTGTATCAATGGGATACAAAAAGATAAAGAAAAACCGAATTCTTTCTCTAGAAAAAGAGTATGAAGCGGCTGAAAACCAACAGAGAGTTATCACATTAGTCGGGGGTTAA
- a CDS encoding divergent PAP2 family protein, translating to MVKAIIAALISIGLAQLLKVPLKGMQTGVWDWKQLFGSGGMPSSHAAGVTSLATYIGLKLGSRSLDFALSIVFGLIVMYDAQGVRRHAGETSIKVNELEKRIDQLTGTNKDGAHDRKDKQLKESIGHQPEEVLGGAILGFIVGLVSFFSRENK from the coding sequence ATTGTGAAAGCTATTATAGCTGCCTTAATCTCCATTGGATTAGCACAATTACTAAAGGTTCCGCTTAAGGGTATGCAGACTGGAGTTTGGGATTGGAAACAACTCTTTGGCTCTGGAGGAATGCCAAGTTCTCACGCAGCAGGTGTGACTTCATTAGCTACATATATTGGGTTAAAGCTAGGCTCCCGATCATTAGACTTTGCCTTATCAATCGTCTTCGGACTAATTGTGATGTATGACGCCCAAGGCGTTCGCAGGCATGCAGGTGAAACATCTATCAAAGTAAATGAACTTGAGAAGAGAATTGATCAATTAACTGGCACAAACAAAGACGGTGCACACGATCGTAAAGACAAACAATTAAAAGAAAGTATTGGCCACCAACCAGAGGAAGTACTTGGAGGCGCGATTTTAGGGTTTATTGTTGGTTTAGTTAGCTTTTTTAGCAGGGAAAATAAGTGA
- a CDS encoding ABC transporter permease, protein MKHENILSAWYLGYVCHPHYVITNYRTFYKVYLDDPGPGGWQEGVIAKNAQYQMIIAEGGMPGMALEHYQREIILNEYRLEHDIPPVETKSFWGFMTSSVNLISIVTMFTIIVAAGIVAGEFTWGTIKLLLIRPASRSKILLSKYLATFVFAILMLLGLFIFSIGIGALLFGASTLTQPHLFFEAGTVVERNMFSHILMLYSLSSVELLMMVTFAFMISTIFRSSSLAIGLALFLMFTGSQLVHVLSQYEWVKYILFANTYLVQYIEGTPIVEGMTMTFSLVMLAIYFIIFNLLSWVIFQKRDVAA, encoded by the coding sequence ATGAAACATGAAAATATACTATCGGCCTGGTACTTGGGTTATGTTTGTCATCCTCATTACGTTATTACTAATTATAGGACTTTTTACAAAGTTTATTTAGATGATCCAGGTCCTGGGGGTTGGCAAGAAGGTGTCATTGCCAAAAATGCTCAATATCAAATGATCATTGCTGAGGGTGGAATGCCTGGAATGGCGCTCGAGCACTATCAACGTGAAATTATTTTAAATGAATATCGTCTAGAACATGATATTCCTCCAGTTGAAACAAAAAGTTTCTGGGGATTCATGACATCAAGTGTTAATTTAATAAGCATTGTTACGATGTTTACAATTATTGTGGCTGCCGGAATTGTTGCTGGTGAATTTACTTGGGGAACTATTAAGCTACTCTTAATTCGACCAGCATCTAGATCAAAAATCTTACTATCCAAATATTTAGCAACCTTTGTTTTTGCCATTTTGATGTTACTTGGCTTATTTATCTTTTCAATTGGAATCGGTGCCTTATTGTTTGGAGCTTCAACTCTTACACAACCGCACCTGTTTTTTGAGGCAGGAACAGTTGTCGAACGGAACATGTTTAGCCATATCCTAATGCTTTATAGCTTAAGTAGTGTTGAATTATTAATGATGGTGACTTTTGCGTTTATGATTTCAACGATTTTCCGAAGCAGTTCATTAGCGATTGGTTTAGCTTTGTTTTTAATGTTTACTGGAAGTCAGCTAGTTCATGTCCTAAGTCAATATGAATGGGTAAAATATATTTTGTTTGCGAATACGTACCTTGTTCAATATATCGAAGGAACCCCAATTGTAGAAGGAATGACAATGACATTCTCATTGGTGATGTTGGCGATCTATTTCATTATATTTAATCTGTTATCTTGGGTGATTTTCCAAAAACGCGATGTTGCAGCATAA
- the yhfH gene encoding protein YhfH, whose amino-acid sequence MTVGSVVEFFRNLPPKQCSCCGQEVNEMHDCYTHQCESCETEDLK is encoded by the coding sequence ATGACAGTTGGTTCAGTAGTTGAATTTTTTAGAAATTTACCACCAAAACAGTGCTCTTGCTGCGGGCAAGAGGTTAATGAAATGCATGATTGCTATACTCATCAATGTGAAAGCTGTGAAACAGAAGATCTAAAATAA
- a CDS encoding GntR family transcriptional regulator — translation MSVSFDNSKPIYLQLMDYFFQQICNGSLIPGQKLPSVRETAVDVGVNPNTVQRTYAEMERKGIVEARRGQGSFVTDNEVVIKQLRSEISEQYITTFITYMLNNGFSEAEIIEQVKVALKKSNG, via the coding sequence ATGAGTGTATCCTTTGATAATTCAAAACCAATATATTTGCAGCTAATGGACTATTTTTTTCAACAAATCTGTAACGGTTCGCTAATTCCAGGCCAAAAATTACCCTCAGTTCGAGAAACAGCTGTTGATGTCGGTGTTAACCCGAATACTGTTCAAAGGACATACGCTGAGATGGAACGAAAAGGGATTGTCGAGGCAAGGAGAGGTCAGGGGTCATTTGTAACTGATAATGAAGTCGTGATAAAGCAGTTGCGGTCTGAAATCTCTGAACAATATATAACGACTTTTATTACCTATATGTTAAACAATGGCTTTTCTGAGGCGGAAATTATTGAGCAAGTGAAAGTGGCATTAAAAAAGTCGAATGGTTGA
- the hcp gene encoding hydroxylamine reductase, which produces MFCYQCEQTPTGGCKVIGVCGKNEDIASLQDTIIFGLKGVAAYRTHANQLGYVDPEVDAITQEALYLTLTNSNFNLQEHIDMAMKVGTATVKVMDLLDRAHTERLGIPQPVRVTQNKIEGKCIVITGHNLFALEELLKQTEGKGINIYTHSEMLPAHGYPHLKKYPHLKGNIGKAWFDQRRLFEKFPGAILATTNCVMPIKGSYADRFFSYELAGLEGVAKIQGEDFSPLIERALELPEANIESDETLVTGFHHETVLGIAPEIIDAVKAGKIKRFFVIAGCDAPGKGGEYYRELATSLPQDTVILTTSCGKFRFNDVDYGTVPGTDIPRYIDLGQCNNSGSTVKIAVALADAFGCEVNELPVSIVLSWFEQKAVAILLGLFSLGIKDIRIGPKPPEFISEGVLNVLQDAFNLQLIGDAQEDMADMLQLNATK; this is translated from the coding sequence ATGTTTTGTTATCAATGTGAACAAACACCAACGGGTGGCTGTAAAGTAATCGGGGTATGTGGAAAAAACGAGGATATCGCTAGCTTACAAGATACCATTATTTTTGGTCTTAAAGGGGTAGCAGCATACAGAACACATGCTAATCAACTAGGCTATGTTGACCCTGAGGTTGACGCAATAACACAAGAGGCTCTTTATTTAACACTAACAAACTCAAACTTTAACTTACAAGAACATATCGATATGGCTATGAAAGTTGGAACAGCAACAGTAAAGGTGATGGACCTATTAGACCGTGCTCATACGGAAAGACTTGGAATCCCTCAACCTGTACGCGTTACGCAAAATAAAATTGAAGGCAAATGTATCGTTATCACTGGGCATAACTTATTTGCTTTAGAAGAGCTACTTAAGCAAACTGAAGGAAAAGGGATTAATATCTACACTCACTCAGAGATGCTTCCTGCTCACGGATATCCACATCTAAAGAAATATCCGCATTTAAAAGGAAACATTGGTAAAGCTTGGTTTGACCAAAGACGTTTATTTGAAAAATTCCCTGGAGCTATCTTAGCTACAACAAACTGTGTAATGCCTATTAAAGGATCTTACGCTGATCGCTTCTTCTCTTATGAGTTAGCTGGACTTGAAGGAGTAGCAAAAATTCAAGGTGAAGATTTCAGTCCACTTATTGAAAGAGCATTAGAATTACCTGAGGCTAACATTGAGTCTGATGAAACATTAGTAACAGGTTTCCACCATGAAACAGTTTTAGGAATCGCTCCTGAAATTATTGACGCCGTTAAAGCTGGAAAAATCAAACGTTTCTTCGTAATCGCTGGTTGTGACGCTCCTGGTAAAGGTGGCGAGTACTACCGTGAATTAGCAACATCGCTTCCACAAGATACAGTTATTCTAACAACTTCATGTGGTAAATTCCGCTTTAACGACGTAGACTATGGAACTGTTCCTGGAACAGATATCCCTCGCTACATCGACTTAGGACAATGTAATAACTCAGGATCAACAGTTAAAATTGCTGTAGCTTTAGCAGATGCATTTGGCTGTGAAGTAAACGAACTTCCTGTAAGTATTGTATTATCTTGGTTCGAACAAAAGGCAGTTGCAATCCTATTAGGTTTATTCTCATTAGGAATTAAAGATATTCGCATCGGGCCAAAACCACCAGAATTCATTAGTGAAGGTGTATTAAACGTACTTCAAGACGCTTTCAACCTACAGTTAATCGGTGATGCTCAAGAAGACATGGCTGACATGCTTCAACTAAACGCTACAAAGTAA
- a CDS encoding toast rack family protein: MKKWIFFLGTCLLFLAGCSFSYLVSGPTETVTESIEFDESLKEGAIELHFGVGELKFIGSSDAFVHGQFTYSDESLVPKLNYRAKNEKATLQLKPKKSNFTGTVKNEWELAFTDQIPLSFDLNLGVGESHLKFSNLQLTELSVQAGVGETVIDLSEVISTDFTVNVSSGVGSTKLIFSENQAVIVDVSKGIGSVSADGFVKEDGRYKTTVDSDQVIKIFISQGVGEVTLETK, translated from the coding sequence ATGAAAAAATGGATTTTTTTTCTTGGCACTTGTTTATTGTTCCTTGCAGGCTGTAGCTTCTCCTATCTCGTCTCCGGGCCAACAGAAACAGTCACCGAATCTATTGAATTCGATGAAAGTTTAAAAGAAGGAGCGATTGAGCTTCACTTTGGTGTTGGTGAATTAAAGTTTATCGGTAGTTCTGACGCATTCGTCCATGGTCAATTCACATACAGTGATGAGAGTCTCGTTCCTAAACTCAATTATCGTGCGAAGAATGAAAAAGCAACATTACAACTTAAACCTAAAAAATCTAATTTTACAGGTACGGTGAAAAATGAGTGGGAACTTGCATTTACAGATCAAATTCCACTTTCATTTGATTTAAATCTCGGTGTTGGTGAAAGTCATCTGAAATTCAGCAACCTCCAACTCACAGAACTATCTGTTCAGGCAGGTGTCGGTGAAACCGTTATTGATCTATCAGAGGTAATTAGTACCGATTTCACTGTAAATGTAAGTAGTGGTGTCGGCAGTACTAAACTCATTTTTTCTGAAAATCAAGCAGTCATTGTTGATGTAAGTAAAGGAATTGGTAGTGTCTCTGCAGATGGTTTTGTTAAGGAAGATGGTCGCTACAAAACGACTGTAGACTCAGATCAAGTGATTAAAATATTCATTTCGCAAGGTGTTGGTGAGGTCACTTTAGAAACAAAATAA
- a CDS encoding ABC transporter ATP-binding protein translates to MDPIVRFHQVSKRFGLTLALKDVSFEVPTGGIIGLVGPNGSGKSTLLKLIAGLLKRSSGEIEVARINVTRLIANKVAFLAEVDSLYDFYTVDETIRFSASVFPDFDVQKAHTIIQALEVDRTKKVGTLSKGNRARVKIAIALSRKVPLLIMDEPLSGLDPLVREDIIKLIAKFVEMEEQTLIISTHEVTEIEPLLDHVIVVKNGEILLSENVEELREVRGQSVLDIMKEVLK, encoded by the coding sequence ATGGATCCGATAGTTAGATTTCATCAAGTGTCAAAAAGATTTGGATTAACGTTAGCTCTAAAAGATGTTAGTTTTGAAGTTCCAACTGGTGGAATTATTGGCTTGGTTGGGCCTAATGGTAGTGGGAAGTCAACATTGTTAAAATTGATTGCGGGTTTATTGAAAAGATCATCTGGTGAGATTGAGGTAGCGAGAATAAATGTTACTAGGTTAATAGCAAATAAGGTCGCCTTCCTTGCTGAGGTTGACTCCTTGTATGATTTTTATACTGTAGATGAGACGATCCGTTTCTCTGCAAGTGTTTTCCCGGACTTTGACGTTCAAAAAGCTCATACAATCATTCAGGCTCTCGAAGTTGATCGCACGAAAAAAGTAGGAACATTATCAAAAGGAAACCGTGCCAGAGTAAAGATTGCAATTGCACTCTCACGAAAAGTACCTTTATTAATTATGGATGAACCGTTATCAGGGTTAGACCCATTAGTTAGAGAAGATATTATCAAATTAATTGCCAAGTTTGTTGAAATGGAAGAGCAAACTCTTATTATCTCAACACATGAAGTGACTGAAATTGAACCTTTACTAGATCATGTAATAGTAGTTAAAAATGGTGAAATTTTATTGTCGGAAAATGTAGAGGAGCTTCGAGAAGTAAGGGGGCAAAGTGTGTTAGATATTATGAAGGAGGTTCTAAAATGA
- a CDS encoding chemotaxis protein: MAKDQQAILLESGTNELEVIVFAIGEGVFGINVMKVREIIKPLPVTKVPNSHPSVEGIIRLRDEILPVVDLAKVVGFPASKQPEQDKLIVAELNKLKIAFHVHSVSRIHRISWEQIEKPTKLSQGLEGATIGVIKMEDQMILLLDYEKIVVDISPEAGINIGQLKSLGQRQRSEKKIMIAEDSPILRKLLEDTLTQAGYKNLQFFEDGKQAWDYLEKLGESTDLVTEFPHLIISDIEMPKMDGHHLTKRIKEDKVLNAIPVVIFSSLITGDLFHKGERVGANAQVSKPEIVNLVETIDQLLA, from the coding sequence TTGGCTAAGGATCAGCAAGCGATTTTATTAGAAAGTGGAACAAATGAATTAGAAGTGATTGTTTTTGCAATCGGAGAAGGTGTTTTTGGAATAAATGTCATGAAAGTACGAGAAATCATCAAACCGCTTCCGGTGACAAAGGTACCGAATTCCCACCCGAGTGTGGAAGGGATCATTAGACTTCGTGATGAGATATTACCCGTAGTTGATTTAGCAAAAGTAGTTGGATTTCCAGCTTCAAAGCAACCAGAGCAGGACAAGTTGATTGTTGCTGAATTAAATAAGTTAAAAATTGCTTTTCATGTACATAGTGTTTCTAGAATTCATCGTATTTCATGGGAGCAAATCGAAAAGCCAACGAAGCTTTCTCAAGGTTTAGAAGGGGCGACGATTGGTGTAATAAAGATGGAAGACCAGATGATTTTATTATTAGATTACGAAAAAATCGTCGTTGACATTAGCCCAGAGGCAGGAATAAATATCGGTCAGTTAAAATCCTTAGGGCAGCGCCAACGCAGCGAGAAAAAAATAATGATTGCCGAAGACTCGCCAATCTTACGTAAGCTATTAGAAGATACTTTAACACAAGCGGGCTATAAGAACCTACAATTTTTTGAAGATGGCAAACAAGCCTGGGACTATTTAGAAAAACTAGGTGAAAGCACTGATTTGGTTACAGAGTTTCCTCATCTCATTATCTCTGATATTGAAATGCCAAAAATGGATGGACATCATTTAACAAAACGCATCAAAGAAGATAAGGTTCTTAATGCTATACCCGTGGTGATTTTTAGTTCGTTAATAACTGGTGATTTATTTCATAAGGGTGAACGTGTTGGTGCGAATGCTCAAGTAAGTAAACCAGAAATTGTTAACCTTGTAGAAACAATTGATCAATTGTTAGCATAG
- a CDS encoding ABC transporter ATP-binding protein, translated as MTTPVVSIKNLSKVIKGKKIIDNLSFEIYPGEVFGFLGPNGAGKTTTIRMIVGLISMTEGEVIIKGKDVAKNFEEAISEVGAIVENPEMYKFLTGYQNLIHYARMVHGVSEERINQVVKLVGLTERIHEKVKTYSLGMRQRLGLAQALLHSPSVLILDEPTNGLDPAGIREIRDYLRRLAREEGLAVIVSSHLLSEMELMCDRIGIIQKGKLIGVQAVNEFINGQKELMIRFLVDHVVLASDLLKEQFSELSFQINADFIEINLEKDQIPLVNKALVMNGVNVFGISQTAKSLEDKFLEVTGGEQIV; from the coding sequence ATGACAACGCCCGTAGTTTCCATAAAAAATCTGTCTAAAGTGATAAAAGGTAAAAAAATTATTGATAATCTTAGCTTTGAAATTTACCCGGGTGAAGTGTTTGGATTTCTTGGCCCGAATGGAGCAGGGAAGACAACGACGATTCGGATGATCGTCGGCTTAATTTCGATGACAGAAGGAGAAGTCATAATAAAGGGGAAAGACGTAGCCAAAAATTTCGAGGAGGCTATTTCAGAAGTAGGAGCGATTGTTGAAAATCCGGAAATGTATAAATTTTTAACAGGGTATCAAAACCTAATTCACTATGCTCGGATGGTACATGGAGTTTCAGAGGAGAGAATCAATCAGGTTGTTAAACTAGTCGGTTTGACTGAAAGGATTCATGAGAAGGTAAAAACATATTCATTGGGAATGAGGCAGCGGTTAGGGTTAGCTCAAGCTCTATTACATTCTCCGTCCGTATTAATTTTGGATGAACCGACAAATGGTTTAGACCCTGCTGGAATTCGTGAAATTCGTGACTATTTACGTAGGTTAGCTAGAGAAGAAGGGCTAGCAGTAATTGTGTCTAGTCATCTGTTATCGGAAATGGAATTAATGTGTGATCGTATTGGGATCATTCAAAAAGGAAAATTGATTGGTGTGCAAGCTGTAAATGAATTTATTAATGGCCAAAAAGAACTAATGATACGGTTTTTGGTGGATCATGTTGTGTTAGCATCTGACTTGTTAAAAGAACAATTTTCAGAACTTTCGTTTCAAATAAACGCAGATTTTATTGAAATTAATTTAGAAAAGGACCAGATCCCACTTGTTAATAAAGCATTGGTTATGAATGGTGTAAATGTCTTTGGAATTAGCCAAACGGCAAAATCATTAGAGGATAAATTTTTGGAAGTAACAGGAGGGGAACAGATTGTTTAA